cccttctcctcttgccctcaatctttcccagcatcagggtcttttccacatgCGGTAAAGGAAGGCAAATTAAACTGCCACTTCACCACCCCAACACacccctgggaaaaggaaaagactagagaaaTACAGATGCTCCCTGACTTACAAGGATTTAACTTataattcttcaatttaaggTTGGAACAAAAATGACTGACATTCAGTAGAAACCATACTTCAAAATTAGAATGTTGCCCTTTTCCTGGGCTAGTGAGATCCTCTCATGAGGCTGGGCAGCAGCAAGAGTTAGTGACCGATACACTCACAACCACTCTAGTTTCCACCTTCAGTAGTCAACAAATTGCATGAGGACTTCCCCTGCAGTCCAGTTAAGACTCCACTTTCCAATGTAAggaatgagggttcaatcccaggctggggatttaagatcccacatgctggacttccctggtggtccagtggttaagaatctgcctgccaactcaggggacataggttcagtctctggtccaggaagattccacacgccacaaagcaactaagcctgtgcgccacaaccacTGACGCCCAGGCACCTGGAGCTACAACAGAAGAGGCCGCCACAATAAGCCCAAGCACTTAGTGCAGGGAGTAGCCCCcaatcactgcaactagagaaagcccgtacACAGCAACGAAGccttagcacagccaaaaataaagaattcagcaaataaaaaaaaagatcccacacgccaaggggtgtggccaaaaatttttttgaaaagaaaaacaattatgaTATACTCAACCCTTTACTATAAaacaggctttgtgttagatgactttgcccaactgtaggctaatTTAAGTGTTCTGAGGAGGTTTAGGGTGAGGCTAAGTGAAGACAATTGATAAGTCAAGTgaactaaataattttttaaataaatgagatgTAGGAAACTCCCTGGAAGTTTAGGAgctaggacttggcactttcattttcagggcccaggttcagtccctggtcagggaaataagatccttcAAGCTGCAcggcacagccagaaaaaaaaaaaaaagctgatgtaCAATAATACATCTTATTAACTTTTGATGAGTTTATTGAGATATAGGCCCATCCTCCTATGGAGGATCAACCCTGAAGTCCTCAGGCATCACAGCAACCCATACAGGAATTCCTAACAGCTGGTAACCAACACTTACCCCAGGAAAATGGCAGTGAGTTCCCCACCAGCATTCCCACCACTGCTGAGCCTTAGGAGTTTCTGCCTCACCCATCCATGACcttatcttgttttgttttttaatatccaAATACAGGATCTCAGATCTCACCCTGACACTAGACCCCCAAAATGGAAAGGATGGTTGTTATGAAATCATTTCAAATGAGAAACAGACTAATCGTCCCTTTCCTAAGTCACAACTTAAATCGTATGCACACGGAGAAAAGACAGCCATGAAGGGCTATTGACAACACCCCACCTGACCTTCCAGAGAACCTCTAAGTGTGTGTGACAGACAGGCATCTATCTCCAAGGTGCCTGGATGGACAGATATCCCGTCTGTAGATGCAGAGACCTGCTGAGTCTCTCTCCTAAGTGAACTCTGGATCGTGCGTGTCTTCGGACAGTGATGCGTTTTCTTTCAGTGCAAccatgagggaaaaaaaggagcATCTTTTGTCTTCTCCTGGAGTGCCAAAGACTTCAGCAGTATCATGTGTCTTCATAAAAAGCAAATCAACCTGTCAAGGAGCCAGGAAGGCAACAACAGCACGGGTGAAGGGAAAAGGGAGAATGAAATGTAATTCTTACCAACACAGGGCTTAAAAGCAAGAGTCCGTATGTCTGATGGCCTGAGGTTAGGCCATGGGAGTCGAACGTGCTCAGAGGCCAGGAGAGAAATCAAGGCAGCCAAGGTTTCGGTAGGGACCTTGTAAGGGTGCTCAGTTGCTCCCCATGGCATCAGCTCAGAGTGTTAGGAAGTAAAACCTGTTACCACACACTGGACCCAGGAAGCCAGTGGCTGTCCTGCTAGCGTTTGGTGGGAGCAGAAAAAGGAGAACTGAGCGCTGAGCCAGGCATAAGCCCTGCTTTATGACTCATTCAATCCCAGGTTGACTTTGGGGTGATTCCAGAACATTGTCTGCACTGCAATTCAGCACAGCTTCTCAAAGCCAGAGTCTAGTCCAAAAGCAAGCAGAGATGCTGATAAGCAAATAGCCCTTTTTCCTTCAATCCTTTGCTCCCTTCATCTCCTCTTAACACCCAAGGTCTCACATCTCGATTGAGAAATAACTGCCAATGTGAGACCTCTTTTCACTGCTCTAAAGCAAAGCAATTGTAATCCTGAGATAGCAACCAGATAAATCCAACTTAATGGGAATGTTCAATGGCCAGGGACAAGCTGCCAAGAGCAAAGTATTAGGCTGGCAGAGTTTAAGTTACTTAATAACATCCAATGCCAATATTAAATCAGGAATTGCTAAGCATTTGGTACAGAGTTATGAATCAAGGATTGTGAGTCTGGAGTTGAAGCAACAGCCTTAGACATGGAAAACCCTTTTGCTCCCACACTCCCTTTGAAGCCCAGCCACTCAGGCCAAACTATAAACATATCATTTCCTGGAGGATGTGCCAGGCCACTTCAACTTGAAACCTAAGGACTGTCAGTGAACATCCAAGATCCTAGCAAACATCCCACAAGCACACAAGCCTGGCCAGTCTCTTCTGCTCCCCAAGGACAGAAACCCAACCTCTGATCTGCCCATTAGACAAAATGATTAGAATGTCCATGTGCATGATCACGTTTCCAAAGATGAAGAAATTCCATGGAGAAAACACTCAGGTCAGCTACCACACACCTCCACTGCCTGCATCTGCCTGAAGGCCTAGTCCTCCCAAGGAGGATCTGCCCAGTCTTTACCCACAATCATCTCATGTCCACTCTCAAAATTTTGATGCAATTTAACCATATGAACCGTGTTTCTCAATAAGTGGTCTTACACGAGAGGATTCCCAAACTGCAGATTCCTCTTATTTGTCAATCAACCATCCCTCACACATCTCCCAGCAGCGGTTATGTCAGGGGAGACGGTACCCTACGAAGCTGAGAGCTGCTGAGTGCATGGCATGGGGTGACAAAGCAATCTTACGAGGGATTCCCCTGGCACACAGCTTTACTGCTCGGCTACAGTCAAACCAGAAATCATCTCTGCCACTCCTcttagagaggaaaaaatacatcAGGTTCCAACCAGACTTTCACAGCTTCTATCGAGAATACTTTTTATTATACAGGTTTCATATACACAACAATTATTTAGGGAACATTTACAGGCAAGGAGTTCAATTCCAAAACTCCATTTTCACCCACACGCACTGTACCTCGCACTGTACCTCTTCGGGGGGTCAGTCcaacaggaacaagacaaagttaTTGCTTTGTGGACAGACAGCTTCAATTAAATAAGAGTCTTCCAGAGTCAAGAACAGAGCTGAAGATCCTCTTAACTCTTAATACCCTGTGTACATACGAATAAAACCTAAAGATACGTCTTAGATTACCCCGTCACctttaaaagttaatattaaaaTCGAATCCCGTTTCTCAAAAAGTCATAAGTGCACCCGTATTTACAGACCCCATTAAATTATGCATAAATAAAATCTGTACACTCAACTCAGTTTCTCAAAATACAGAGCCTCCTCTGGGACTGGGGGATGacagacagcaaaaaaaaaaaaaaaaagctccatgCCTACCCTTTTCAAGTTTCACTAAGATgtgaaataaatatgcaaaataaagcTTCCATACCTTAAAGGAATATGTCATTTCAAAGAGTCTCCTCCTTGAAGAGTTaactttcaaagtttttttttttttaaagaaaaaacataagtCATCAGCAGGCTTTGTTTCTACAAGTTTCGTAAACCCGAAGGGCCCCTTTGAACAAGGGGTTTTAAAGTGTTACAAATGCCACCTATTAACCAGTTGCTAGGTGGACAGAATCCTTGCCTCGTATTTATTGGTATGCAGGACGAGGCTGAAGAAACTACATAAATACTTTCACCTCAACACTAAAAGTTATTGTTGATCTGAATCCCATCAATTTGACCTTTCAACAGCTGAGTGAATGTGAGTTTTTGTTAGCCCGGGGATTTATTCAAAACGTTCGAAAACTTGTAGCACCACTTCCAGAGTAAGGAAGAATGGggttccaaaaaaataaaacataagcttAATGAGTAAAGAACCAGCACTTCCAACATCTTGTCCAGAGTTAAGGAGACGCTTCAGCACTCCCTAAATACTAGGAAATCCAGGAGGGCACATGAAGAGCTGGAAATCAACGGAGGCCTTTTTTCATGGGAAGGTGGGTAACAACCCTGCCCCGCAGGTAAGCGGGGTGCCCAGTCTGTCCTGGTCGAGATGATCTGGGAGTCCTTTTCCTTCCGAACTCTTCGGCCCTTGGTTCCCCACCCCCTCGTTTTACTTCCTGTGCTTCTCCAATTTCTCCAGGGTTTTGCTAGAATCGGCTGGACTCTGGTCTCCGGGATTCATGTAGGATTTGTCTATGACTATCAGGGCCTCTTTTATGTAGTTCTGCACAGCAGACACTGCGGCACAGATGGCCTGGCTGCCAAACCCGTGGGTAATCAGGCTGAAATGAGACAAGCAGTTCTGAATGTTGGTCTCCAGGACCGGGGTGGGTCGGTTGTTCCCGTTGGGAGTTCGATCTTGATTGAGAAGATCTGTGAATTCTTTACACACTTGCCTGTGAAGACAGTCAACGCACACCGTTGAGCTTGAGCTCAACCTTGGCCGGAAACAGATGAAGAGCACCAAGACTAAACTACCGTGGGGGTGACACCTGGAGGCAAAGAGAATCTGGGGCTGACCAGCCCAATAGGCTTTTAATTAACACCAATAGCCTAAGCTGCTGCACTCCACACCTATTCTGTTCAAAGCCATGAACTAAACTCCTTTAGcactatcttatttaatcttcccaGCAATTAGAAAAGATAAAGGGATTAATGCCATAATCCAGTGGCCAAGGTCAACAGGACTAGTAAAGAGGCGGAGTCAGAATTCCAGCCCAGGAAGAGTTTTTTCTCTGATGCAGTCTGGTTCCTACAAAACAATTCTGTCAAGAACTGGGAATTTATTTCCCTGAAATTCACTCTGTGATACAGTCTGGTTCATCGGCTCTTTTCTGCCCTATTTCCTACTTGACTGGTTCTGCTTCATTTACCATGATTCTAAAATCAATTTACTGTTGGTTTCGATGAGAAACCCCTCAGCTGCATTAAGTTGTTTTTGAGACATTTAATTTGCCTATGACTCCTATACATTCAACTGGGTCATTACATTCAACTGGGTCgttttaaaacacaaaagagacttcccgggtggtccagtggttaagactcccactgcaagggacacgggttccatccctggttggggaagtaaaaATCCCGCATGCCACGTGGTAtagccaaaataattaaaattgaaaaacatCTTGTTATCAGGAAGCAGAAGGCACATCAACGCTGCTGGATGTGACAAAATAAATTGTTTCTAACACATTTTTGTAAGACATGCAAATAAGATAAACGAGTAAGCTTAACTATTTTGAGCTAAATAACTTAAGCAGCTCAGAAACAGTCACTGTGAGCCATACTCTCACTGTTCTTAGTCTTCTAAATCCTGCCCAAAAGTTACCCTATTTGACTGTACCTTTACACTCCTTGACGTTCCTTTTGCTCAACACCCCAGCTTATTTAAGGAGCATTTCTTTCTTGAGCACCAGGGGCTGTGCTGGCCTCTAGGCTTCAAGGTCAGAGCATCAGGGCATCAAATTCTCAAGTATGGATACTTACTGTGCAGCCAGCAGCATGTTCTTCCTCGTTGCTATCTCATTCCGCCCTCCAAGATGAGGTCTGGTTAAATACTCAGCCACAGATTTACTAGGAAATTCTGCTTCACAGACATAGGCAAAGTCCCGAGCCAAATGAACTGCCTCACCTAGAATAAACAGGCAATGGTAACAGACTTTAGGATGGCTATGGTCACCACAGTAAATTAGCCCTTCTCCCCTTTTCCAGCACTATCAGTCtgttcaaccctgaatattcatcagaacaactaatgctgaagcgccaataccttggccacctgatgcaaagagccaacttactggaaaagaccctgatgccgggaaagattgagggcatgagaagggggcaacagaggataagatggttgaatggtgtttgagcaaactccaggagatagtgtgaaggacagggaagcctggtgtgctgcagcccatggggtcgccaaggagttggatacaacttagagactgaacaacaatcaatcTAGCGGTCATTCTGTATtctaaaatgaaatcatacacgGGGCCAACAATCCAGCTGGTAAGGGGAACTTCCTGGGCGCTTTCAGTGGGTACTCTTCCCTAGGAATAGAGGGTGAAATCATACGTCAGGagggaaaaactgaaatttttaacTGTTCTTGACCAGTGTAACCCAGTCCTCTGTCCAACCTGAGCATCTCACGGAGACACTCTGTCTCCATGTTTTCTCTGTGTCGCCGTGCCGAAGTCAGAAAATTTAAGGGGGGTGAGCATGATTGTCAAAGAAGCAAACTGGGacaaaatctttgtttttaaatgaggGCACCCCACTGCTGGTTGAGCTAAGTCTCTAGACTGTTTCTTTTAAAAGGGGGACTTcattggcagtccagtggtcaagcCTCCACGCTTCCAACGCAAtgggggcacaagtttgatccctggtcagggaactaagacatGCCTCATGgtgtgaaccaaaaaaaaaaaaaaaaaaacgggggggGGGAGTATATCCTACTAGAAACGTCAGGAGCTCTACCTGCCAACCTGGCCTACCTACCCCCTTGTCTGTTTTTGGGGGCGGAGAGTGAGAAAACCATGCGGTATGGTAAGGTGGTGGTGGTCATCTCCCACCCGAGGAACCCACTGAAGTGTCTGATTCCAAAATGTGGGGCTGTCAGCACTTTACAAAAACCCAGATGGTGGCACCCCCACTATCTCCACTTCCCTCCCTGACTCACTAAATCAGAATGTGAGAGCCATTGTTCACTTTCTCATTCAAGCACCCGTGCCTGGTTGGTAAGGAAACCTTGGGGAGCCACATTTATGTTTCACACACGTAGAGCCCACCATTCTCCATGCAGGACAGCTGGTACCCAAGAGCATCTAACAGgcagctcctttctcctggccCTGACCTCCAAAGACAACTCATAAAAAGGTAGACCCAGGCCCTGCCAAGTCTCTTTTAGCACCGCGGTGGCACCATGTAAACCAGGGAAAGAAAATGTTCAAAAGATTGCCTGGCTGCCAGGAGACCACCCCTCATTGGCTCCCCGGGCCCCCAGCGCCCCGCTGATTGGACGAGGTGCTGGCGATAAGTCTCTCCGTGCTCTTCTGCGCGCAGTAACAAccagcttgttttgtttttaaaaataattatttcacttTTCCCTCGCCCCCTTTGTAAAGGCCCTATTGCATTCTTGGCTACTTTCCAGGTTAGTGGGTGTAAGCCCATTCAAGAAACTGAAATATCACATCCTAACTATCTTAGCATTGGAGAGAGGGACCCATCTGCGGGCCCCatcaggtttttttcccccctattaCTTTTTTTGATGGGGAAATTAACAAAGGAGTTGTGAATTGGACCAGTTTCACTGTATACAAGGGCTTTTCTCTTCATTTACCATAATCCCAATAGCCCACAGCTACAAAAACTAGAAACGGTATTTTTACCCAAAGGAACCagctttaaaataagaaaacaaaacaacgaAAAAACATGTACCAAACCATTTCATCCTTCAGAAACTGGTTCATCTGATAGGAAATTTAACAGTGATTTTCTGGGGTTAGCATTTGATTAAATGACTGTGAGTCACTGTAATGAACACTTGGCAAATCACTTCTTGCATCCCTCTCTCTACTTGTGACTAAGAGTTGTTTTTAagcttttctttagagaaatattaaaagaCACAACAGCACCAACTACaaataccaccaaaaaaaaaaaaaaaacacctccacTGACCTTCCACGAGAGACGTCAGGAGGGTGACGTGAGCCGCTTTCCGTCTCCCAGCTGGAAGATTCAACCCAATCTTGTCCAACTTCTCCCGCAAGGACCGGCCACCATTTTTAGACTTGGCtctaagcaaaaaagaaaaaaaacttctctcaagaaaccactttaaAATGCTGAAATGCCTAACCTGCTGCCATCAAAACAGAAATCTGTCAAAGACCTTCAACATTATATGGTTCCTAAACAAGTGATGCAGGGAGTCCTTAACtccctaaaattaaaaatctttcttaGCATCGCCAGCATTTTTGTTCTTTAATCACAGAACACTGCAAGTTGTACTGCAGCAGATAAATTTTCACTTGTAGAAACTGCAGCggcaccccacacacacacacacacacacacacacaaaaactactcccctggggagaatcagACCCATGAAGCTCCTCTACCCTAAATACAGATGCTACCACTTCATATATGGAATCAAATTCCAACCAAATGAGAATTTATTAGCATTATTTTAGCACTTTTTTCTACACTTGGCACTTTCGGCACTTTCTAAAAGAGATGAAATGTACTAAGccgtccccctccccccagccgaTTAGAATTCAGTGTTAGGTATAAAAGttacataaatgttaaaaatatctccctggtgcttttttatttttcatcccCCACCACCTATCCAATGACCATGCCCCACAACGTGTCCCCATGTACCTTCTGAGAACACCTCCCAGTAATGAGGCATTTAAGCACTCAGGCGGGGACAGCCGCCTCTGGACTTCAGCAACTGTCACTTTGTATTTAGATGTAGAGCTGAGGAGGGACAGTCTTCCAGGGACTGAGCAGAAGACCTCGCTGGGATTCATCACAGCCCCCACCAACTCCTTCTGACAAGGGAGACTCAGGGGGTTCTTGGTCATGGAAATAGGACCTGTAAATGAAGATCAGAAGTGGCAGTCCCAAGCAAGAGACCTTTTCAAATCACTCACCAAAAGTGAAGGAGCCCTTCAACAGTAACATTGCATGTTGGGCTATAAActgcaaacagatttttttttaagccgtATTCCTTAAGATAATCAAATCTGAAATTCACAAGTTAACACCTTGGGAAATTAATTAGTCAAAATCTGGGTTTGCATTTTCTAGCCACTATTATAATCTGATTAATTAGAACATTTGTTTTCAAAAGACTGCTTCTTAACTAAATGATAATTTTCCCCCTATCATTCAAGGAATATCCAAAATTGCAGGACATATTCCAATCGTTTCCTAAAATCTTTCAATGCAACTGATCACAGCAAAGTTTTAAATACAAATAAGTCTGTTCTAAGTTTACTGGgaaattcagtttattttataagggtttttgtttttttaatttttcccagttGATTTCAAACAGTTTAACCTCAAGTTACAGGTCATAACTACCCTTGATTTAGGATGACTGTCTTTCCCAGCAAAACCAAACTGGTAATCTTGGCTAGATGTAACTTAATGTCATGAGCCACTCACTCACCAAATAATCCCATTTTCCAaaaaccccctcccccacctcatcCCAGCCTAAAACCAACAGATCACCCAGCCCCATGCATTTTAAAGCTGTAAGTTTTGTAGGCCAAACTGCTTCCCACCATCTTCTTACAGATCAGAATGAAGGCCCTTTACCTTGTATTTGAACACAGGAATAAAATCACAGAAACCCATTCAACAACTAAAATTGTCACAGGACCAAACACTCCACTAATTTTCCAAATTAAATCACAGGCTTAACTCACTCCGGAGTTCTTTCTGGAGCATTGTACAA
This portion of the Ovis canadensis isolate MfBH-ARS-UI-01 breed Bighorn chromosome 13, ARS-UI_OviCan_v2, whole genome shotgun sequence genome encodes:
- the TFAP2C gene encoding transcription factor AP-2 gamma; the protein is MCGLVGDRALRSVQTFSQDSCLSFSRRKTWDAIWEPPIASGDRAPRPSPPGPGGTFPQDRHDASSNGNPRLPHLSSAGQHLYSPAPPLSHTGVAEYQPPPYFPPPYQQLAYSQSADPYSHLGEAYAAAINPLHQPAPTGSQQQAWPGRQNQEGAGLPSHHGRPAGLLPHLSGLDGGAVSARREAYRRSDLLLPHSHALDAAGLAENLGLHDMAHQMEEVQNVDDQHLLLHDQTVIRKGPISMTKNPLSLPCQKELVGAVMNPSEVFCSVPGRLSLLSSTSKYKVTVAEVQRRLSPPECLNASLLGGVLRRAKSKNGGRSLREKLDKIGLNLPAGRRKAAHVTLLTSLVEGEAVHLARDFAYVCEAEFPSKSVAEYLTRPHLGGRNEIATRKNMLLAAQQVCKEFTDLLNQDRTPNGNNRPTPVLETNIQNCLSHFSLITHGFGSQAICAAVSAVQNYIKEALIVIDKSYMNPGDQSPADSSKTLEKLEKHRK